Part of the Ascaphus truei isolate aAscTru1 chromosome 16, aAscTru1.hap1, whole genome shotgun sequence genome, TTGTCAAACCAGCCCATAGAGCACAACTAACAACACCCTGTTATGTTATCTCCTAAGTATATCAGGTGGCCTAAAATAGAGAAACCTTACATCGACCctttagaccaggcctgcacaactccagtcctcgagggccgcaaacaggccaggttttaggatatccctacttaagcacagctGATATCCCtactatgactgagccactaattgagccagctgtgcttaagtagggatatcctgaaaacctggcctgtttgcggccctcgaggactggagttgtgcaggcctgctttagacAAAGACACAGTACTTTGGGTTTCAAGAGAAACCTGATGCCAGATAATGAGGTCCAACTCAGGTACTGTCCACTCCTTCACAATATGGGACTTTGTCAAATTCATATATAAACTTGTGGCATCGTATACTGCCATGTGTCCCCTGTTTCATAATCCTATGTTTAAACTAAACATAAGGGGATCGGAAGAATTTCTGAAAGCGAAACGTCTGATGGATGTTTAGTTCTATTTCTCACTGTCCCTTGCATCCATGTATTGCCCGGTCTGTTTATTTTACGATTCCCTCTGCCAGTccttttaaagctgtgttacTCCTGGAATCTCTGTGAATCAGTATCGCTGAcccgaggaagagaggggaactctcgaaagcttgtcttataatatctatcgttagtccaaataaaaatagGTATCACCAATACTGAAGtcctcatttactctgcactatcgcaactgcgCTAAcgcggctatttctacttaattcgcGAAAGAGAAACCAAATGAAATGGTTCTGACTTTCTGAAGGAACAGTACGGGACCCTCAAATATCACAATTATTTCAATATATTCAAATAAAGACATTTTCAATGATCTGCATTCTCAAACAGTTTCGTGAGTTCTGAATTTCTTGTAGATCTACAATCAGACACCCAAAGTAAGTTACAGTGagtaaaaaaaatcacagaaacCCTACCCTGTACAGTGACTAAAAATCCCGCTTATACGGAGACCACCATAAGAGAGAGACTGGGTAATAGGATGAGATTGTGTAATCATGAACCAGCAAAGGATGGGATTAATGTTTTAATGCAGAACTGGGTTAGTGTGAAAGGTATAGGTAAGCACAGCTGCATGAAACTTGCAAGAATTACCAAAGGTCTACAAATAATTGACCATGCCTGAAGACGAAGATGTTTGCAAAACGATTACCTTGAATAACCCCAAATCTGCTAAACACAgcaacaagaccacccagccccctACACAGCCGGTTTACTATCGCTGCACGtctttaacccagactgtgctgaaacgctgtgtaatgcggcaggcataaacttataggggtccatgttaaaatggataagaagtaaaaggtgacactgtgctcatttgcatgtcattacccagaatccctggctgcagtgggagcttTGTATGCTGAGATAATGGGGTAAGGCGGGTTTGGGGACCTGTCGAAtatgtgattgtgctcacaagcGATATTTGTATCGTTCTTGTAGATCTACACCCTTAGGTACAAGCATAACTTCTCATTATGCGAACAATTCATGATAACATGACACTAATTAACACAAGTTATAAATAATATTGCACTAATTATTGATATTTACGAAACACTAGCTACACATAATGACActaataatgtatatttattaacagtaattataaataatatggcactaataattgatatttgtTAACATTAGTTCAAATAATATaacactaataattgatatttaacactaattataaataatattgcactaataattgatatttactaacATTAGTTAAAATAATATcacactaataattgatatttaacactaacaataaataatattgcattaataattgatatttactaacATTAGTTAAAATAATATcacactaataattgatatttaacactaacaataaataatattgaactaataattgatatttactaacACCAGTTACAAATAATATTGCagtaataattgatatttactaacAGCAGTTATAAATAATATTGCACTAAATTGATATTTACTAACACCTAGTTATAATTAATATCGCGCAAATAATGTATAGTTACGCAACACTAGTGATACAAAGTAAATACACGTAATTCCCGTTTGAATTGACATGAGTAAATCCAGTGGTCCCACAATTGGCCGCACGGAGTTGTATAAAAGTTTGTGCAACTGTTTAGCGCTAAAACGGGACGCACAAAAACATAACCTGCCACAGATCCCTTTATCGTCATTAATTTATAAGAACAAGACTTCACGAGCGGACATAAAAAGGAGATTATTTTGATCCTGTAGCAGTGGGGCGGAGAAGAGCGGGATCATTAAAAGAGGGGATTTTGGGGGTGAGGTTTTTAAAACGTACCCATAGTTTCGGGGGATGAGATCTTGTGTTGACGAGGACCTGGCAGGTTTCTTCGCGCTGTCCTCGTGTCCCTGTGTCGCTGAGTGCCTTCGGGGGTTTGTGtccaagctgtgtaatgcgtccCCCTCCTTTTAGGGTTGAAGCCAAGCCCCTTAACCCCTCCACCGCTGTTGCGCATGGGGTGGTTTAAAGGTGTTGTGTGGCCTGTGCCCGCTCTGGCAGGTGGAGGGTTAAAAGTACAAGAGGGTGGGTGTCCGCGTCTCAGGGCCAACTTCTCCCCACGGTTTTTTTTGGGTAAATAAAGGGCTCTtttatgtggtttctgagtgggggggcagtgagggagagtggacagtgacagagaggggacagtgacagaggagagagaggggggacagtgacagaggagagagggaggggggacgggacagagagagagagagagagagaggagagagagagagagagagagagagagagagagagagagagagagagagagagaggagagagagagaggagagagagagaggagagagagagagagagagagagagagagagagagagagagagaggacagtgacagagaggggacagtgacagaggagagagagaggggggacagtgacagaggagagagagagggaggacagtgacagaggagagagagagagaggacagtgaCAGAAAAGGGGGTTGACAGTGACAGAGGAGaatgggacagtgacagagagaggggttgacagtgacagagagaggggtgagtggcAGAGTGaaaggggacagtgagagaggggggacagtgggagactGAGAGGGGACGGGAACAATGAGAAAGAGcatgaggggacagtgacagagagaggggtgagtgcagagagaaaggggacagtgagagagtgagaggggacagtaacagagagaggggacaatgacacacagagagagggggacagtgagaaAGAGCAAGAGGggacagaggggacagtgacagagaggggacagtgacagagagaggggacagtgacagagaggggacagtgacagagaggggacagtgacagagaggggacagtgacagagagggggacagtgacagagaggggacagtgaaagagagagggggacagtgacatAGATTGAGGGGGGCAGTGATAGAGGGGACATGCAGCACTGTAATTGGGGGGGTCTGGTAACCCTTTTAGTCCCAGAGCCcaccacacatacaaacacaataGAATGAACAGAGCACTACTCAGGACTACTTGCAAGTGAAAATATATTAGTTAATTTTATTACAAAATTGCGAGGCAAATACATTAAAGACAATGgggataagtgcaacaggtaaaggacacatacatacaacatacatacaacatacagcaAAGAGAGACCCTGCCCCACAGGGCTTACACTCTAACGTCATATAATACTGTGTGGTATAAAGAAAAGGATACACATAGTGTGCGCTGAGGTCTGAGTGGGACAATACTACGGCATGTGGAGTGTGACAAAGAAGGGGCACGTCCGTATATCtcaatatatatctataaatatcaAAAAAGGACAGACACACCCAAGTAAAACAAAAGTGGGTCTTAATAGCTCAACGTTTTGGCTCCAGCTGTGCCCCTCCCCCCGTGACAGTGGTGGGGTATATCTGGTTTTGCCTGTCACAGTTTTGATTGCCCTTGAGGAAGACTCGAGCTGGAGCTGAAACGTTGAGCTATTAAaatccatttttgtttttttatttaactttGGAGCGCCTGTCCTTTTTTACCTTTTGTACTATCCCTCGAACGGCATGCACTCAGATTAAGCTAGATACTACTCTGAGTTCTAAGTGTCAttctgtgtgtggttgtgtgtgtgtgtgtgtgtgtgtgtgtgtgtgtgtgtgtgtgtgtgtatgcatatatgaatgtgtgtgtaaatatatatatatatatatatatatatatatatatatatattatatatacgcacacacacgcacaaatctcagtaagaccaaagtgatgttcaacaaatgtgtgaaCTGCAAAGAAGATCGAAATagatggaatagaactagaagaagttgaagactTTCTCTACCTTGGAcggcaaataacaatggatggaAATCTTTCAATGTAATAAATAGGAGAAAATATATAGAGAAACCTCGCTCAAAACCCCTTTGAGGTAATTGCGTGCCGCCTGGGAGAGAGTACAATAGTAACTAGAGAGGTGTACCTAAAGCAAGGTACACTAAAGAATCCCAAATAGTGTCGCACTGCAGACCTGTTATGTAATATTGTGGTCAGAAGCAGCTGAAAAtctaaattaaaaacattttattacattacacATGCCACACTCTTGACGTATAtctattttaattaaaatgtaataaaatgtttttaatttagaTTTTCAGCTGCTTCTGACCACAATGTTACATAACCAGGTCTGCAGTGCGACACTATTTGGGATTCTTTAGTGTACCTTGCTTTAGGTACCACCTCTCTAGTTACTAATAAATAGGAGAATGGAGATGGGATGGAGGCATTTGGGAGAAACCAGACACTCTTACAAGCGAACCTTCCATGGTGCTTCGGAGGAAATCGTTTGACCCGTGTActcgtgctcacgtgtggatgtgagactttgaccctaaatgagaaaataattcagaagcttcagacaacgcaaGGAAGTATGGGAgaggtgcatgctgggtattaccccgAAGAGACAGGAAGAGGAATGAATGgctttgaaaccaaacaaaagtctatGACATCAGCACAAGGCTGAAGAgattaaaatggcggtgggccgTACATAATCGCAAGAAGAAATGGATATCGTTGGGCAAAGATggaactcgactggattccaagagagatcaAAAGACGAAGATGACAGACCAGAAGTAAGATATGGGGATGAAatgagaaaatgtgttggagcaacgtggagaagaggctgcgACCGCAGTACCTGGAGATAGTGGGGAGAGCAACTCGTGTCTGTTCCTATTTTAGGTAACATCCCGTTATTTGCCCTGTAGAACCCAAATAAGCCCGTGGGTGCATTATGACAAACCACCACAAGGTGATGATATAACACATGGAAAAATAGTGCAAAATATacacctaaggctgagtccatgctccctgcttgctcgctgaggcgcgctgaggctcagggaaagcggggtgctttccctggccttgcggttgctcaccgcacgcgccgtcagtgGGCCGACAGGGGGCGGgccgcgtcactggccgggggcgggccagtgacgtcacggagctggtttgccttcattgggcgaaccgctcacgtgaccggcctgtcgcgccggcaagcgggggaattttaaattcccctaagacctgcgcttcccgcaagtgcgcggaagcgcaggtgagcccctactaaagccgctctaattgcggctgtaggggctcagtgctgagcgggagcgcgcgtcagcacgcttccgccagcaagcagcaaacatggccgaggccttacaggTCTCCTCTTCACATATGCACAGGTATATAGACCTCACATgtttcttcttcacatgtacactgctatatacacctcacaggtctcttcacgcgcacactgctatatacgAATAAAAAGTGCGCTTGTGTGCATGTACTCAAGCGCCTGCACTGGTGCGCTTGGTGTAGGTCCACTGGTAATTTACTAGTAGATCTTAAACTCTCATGGATGCATATTAGTGATAATACATAGTAACCCATAGCTAGTAAATTCCTATAAAACTTTAACCCAGTGTTCTTTATTCTAAATAGACGTAATAAAAAccatacatttaaaacaaaacaattaatagATATCCTGAATTTAAAATGCAACAAAAGTTATAGCATAAAAACCACTGATAAATGTGTCCCTACAGATGCAGACTTGCAGCAAACACACCAGTAACACCCCCTCATGTGCTTACACATTGTACCCACATGAAGATAGTATTACAAATAAGGGGATACACTGTGTAACTATATAGGATCTTGTATTAGTCTTGTCTTTTAAAGGGTGTTGATCCAATGCAGCCCTAGAAGTTAGGATACTAATCCTCTTCCTTAGAACctcaaaacagaaaaaaaggagaaccttgtgcgataaggcaatatacttttattttatttatttatttgtgtgagtgCGCTGTTTATTATTGTTGTTTGAATACATATATAAAGATATTTTACATTTCTTGCACCCTCTATTTTTTCTGTCACTGTTATATACACctcacatgtacccagctataTACACCTCACAGGTTTCCTCTTCACAGGTACACAGCTATAtacacctcacaggtctcctcttcacatgtacacagcTATATACACCTCACAGGTCTCTNNNNNNNNNNNNNNNNNNNNNNNNNNNNNNNNNNNNNNNNNNNNNNNNNNNNNNNNNNNNNNNNNNNNNNNNNNNNNNNNNNNNNNNNNNNNNNNNNNNNNNNNNNNNNNNNNNNNNNNNNNNNNNNNNNNNNNNNNNNNNNNNNNNNNNNNNNNNNNNNNNNNNNNNNNNNNNNNNNNNNNNNNNNNNNNNNNNNNNNNCCCAGAaccaatacatttatacacatttggatattgaagcaaggcaaaacacattactggacctcagtccagttaatcccttgcttcccaggtgagagtagagggtggccaaatgggggtgtaacccctttaatcccgggcaaaTCCTCTCTATCGTCACAGTAATAACATGAGGAAGTGGGTCAGATGCATGAGGGGTAGGTAATAACACGGGAAGTGGGTCAGATGCATGAGTGGGTGGTAATAACACGGGGAAGTGGGTCAGATGCATGAGGGGGTGTAATAACATGGGAAGTGGGTCAGATGCATGAGGAGGGGGTAATAACACGGGGAAGTGGGTCAGATGCATGAGGGGGTGGTAATAACACGGGGAAGTGGGTCAGATGCATGAGGGGGGTGTTAATAACACGGGGAAGTGGGTCAGATGCATGAGGGGGGTGGTAATAACACGGGGAAGTGGATCAGATGCATGAGGGGGTGGTAATAACACGGGGAAGTGGATCAGATGCATGAGGGGGTGGTAATAACACAGGGAAGTGGTCAGATGCATGAGGGGGGTGGTAATAACACGGGGAAGTGAGTCAGATGCATGAGGGGGGGTGATAACACGGGGAAGTGGGTCAGATGCATGAGGGGGGTGTTAATAACACGGGGAAGTGGGTCAGATGCATGAGGGGGGTGGTAATAACACGGGGAAGTGGGTCAGATGCATGAGGGGGGTGGTAATAACACGGGGAAGTGGATCAGATGCATGAGGGGGTGGTTAACACGGGGAAGTGGATCAGATGCATGAGGGGGTGGTAATAACACAGGGAAGTGGGTCAGATGCATGAGGGGTGGTAATAACACGGGAAGTGAGTCAGATGCATGAGGGGGGGTGATAACACGGGacgtgggagagatacagatacatggctggggggggggagtgggtcagagacatggggggggtgtTCGTAACCCGGGAAAGTGGGTCAGATGCATGGGGGGGTAATAACATGGCTGGGTACCACCCCCACCCGCAGTGAGCGTCTGTTCATGGAGATGGCGGACGTGATGGTGTCTCAAGGGTGGCTGCACGCTGGGTATCAGTACCTGTGTATAGATGACTGCTGGTTGGCTCCAGAGCGGGATGTGGAGAACAGACTGCAGGCTGATCCTGTCAGGTTCCCTGGGGCATCAAGAAGCTTGCAGACTACGTGAGTTACCCCGAGGGGCAACTGCAGACTGTGAGCTGCTCTGGGAACTAAGCACATAGATTTACCtccagtggggaggaggggggagcaacTGGTAAAAACTAACCACAGGGAGGCAACTAGAGATGGAACTACCTGGGGAGGGCAACTAGAGACTGAGTCCAGGTTAGGGCATATAGAGACTGCTAATTACAGTACCCTAGGGGGGGGGGCAACTATAGACTGAGAACTTCCCCCAgtagggaggtggggggagcaACTGATAAACTAGCAACTGGTATGCAATTAGCCACTGAGAACTACCCCAGGGAATGGGGGCAACTGGAGACTAAGAACAATATTGGATTAGGCATTAAGAGACTGAAACTACCCATGGGCAGATGAAAGATGCTAGGATCTCGATACCCCTCCCCTTGGGGCAATTATTGCCCACTTCCCCTCTGTGTGTCCGGTGCTTGATGTTATTCCCCAGGTCCACGCCCGTGGCCTGCTGCTGGGTATATATCAGGATGTGGGAAGAAGACGTGTGCAGGATACCCTGGGAGTCAGGGCATTATGAGCTGGATGCTCAGACCTTCGCTGACTGGGGGTGGATCTGCTCAAATTCGACGGCTGCAACTTTGGAACCCTGGACCTTCTGGAGGAGGGTGAGGAAGGGGCAGTGCCAgggaccctcacacacacacacacacacacacacacacacacacacacacacacacacacacacacacacacacacacacacacacacacaccagtagtgccagggacacacacacactggcagtgcCAGCATGCCCCTCTCTCGCATGCACAGTGGCAATGCCagcctcctccacacacacacacacacacacacggtgtcagattcctgcacacacacacgcgcggtgTCAgattcctgcacacacacacacgcggtgtcagattcctgcacacacacacgcgcggtgTCAgattcctgcacacacacacgcgcggtgTCAgattcctgcacacacacacgcgcggtgTCAgattcctgcacacacacacgtggtgtcagattcctgcacacacacacacgcggtgtcagattcctgcacacacacacacacgcgcggtgTCAgattcctgcacacacacacgtggtgtcagattcctgcacacacacacacgcggtgtcagattcctgcacacacacacacgcggtgtcagattcctgcacacacacacacacccgcggTGTCAgattcctgcacacacacacacgcggtgtCAGATTTCTGCACACACACGCGGTGTCAgattcctgcacacacacacacgcggtgtcagattcctgcacacacacacacacccgcggTGTCAgattcctgcacacacacacacgcggtgtcagattcctgcacacacacacacgcggtgtCAGATTCCTGCACACACACGCGGTGTCAGATTTCTGCACACACACGCGGTGTCAGATTCCTGCACACACACGCGGTGTCAgattcctgcacacacacacacccgcggTGTCAgattcctgcacacacacacacgcggtgtcagattcctgcacacacacacacacgcggtgtCAGATTCCTGCACACACACGCGGTGTCAGATTCCTGCACACACACGTGGTGTCAgattcctgcacacacagcggcagtgccagcctcccccctcttaCACGCACAGCGGCAGTGTCGACCTCCTCCACACACGCACAttgacagtgccagcctcctttgcgcacacacagtgccagcctccccctcctaTACAcatgcagtgccagcctcacccacaCACgccaacctccctccccctcacacacagcggcagcctaaccacacacacacaatggcagTGCCTACCCTCTCCCACCCCATATTTCCCTTGCACGCCTCCCCCTTCCTAGTCCTAGAGGTGGTATCTTCCGCTGCAGGTTACCGCCGCATGTCTATGGCATTGAATCGCACAGGGAGAAGCATTGTGTTCTCGTGTGAGTGGCCCCTGTACACCCGGCCTTACGTGAAGGTGAGTGAGGGATACTATCCCTGTGCCACCCTGCAGGGCGAGGGACAGACTCGGTGTCCCATAGCTTCCCTCTGTCTGTGTCGGGGAAGCCCCTCTGTACCTGTGTATATCACCCCCTCTAACTCTCTCCCTTACCACCCAGGTGAATTACACAGAGGTTGCTGAATATTGTAACTCGTGGAGGAATTTTAATGACATCTCGGACTCGTGGGAGAGCGTGACTTCCATGATGGACCAAACAGCGGCCTCCCAGGACGTGCTGGCACCCGCGGCTGGCCCGGGGGGTTGGAATGACCCAGACATGGTGAAGCATGGCCTGGGCTCCCCTCGTGTTCCTCACCCGCTCCCCTCGTGTTGCTCACCCGCTCCCCTCGTGTTGCTCACCCGCTCCCCTCGTGTTGCTCACCCGCTCCCCTCGTGTTGCTCACCCGCTCCCCTCGTGTTGCTCACCCGCTCCCTCGTGTTGCTCACCCGCTCCCCTCGTGTTGCTCACCCGCTCCCCTCGTGTTGCTCACCCGCTCCCCTCGTGTTGCTCACCCGCTCCCCTCGTGTGCTCACCGCTCCCCTCGTGTTGCTCACCCGCTCCCCTCGTGTTGCTCACCCGCTCCCCTCGTGTTGCTCACCCGCTCCCCTCGTGTTTCCCTCCCAGTTGGTGATAGGTAACTTCGGGCTGAGCTGGGATCAACAGGTCACACAGATGTCCCTCTGGTGCATAATGGCCGCCCCTCTGCTCATGTCTAATGACCTGCGAGACATCAGAGCGGAGTCCAAAGCCCTGCTCCAGAACTCTGAGGTCATCTTCATCAACCAGGACCCATTGGGAGCACAAGGCTACCAGCTGCTCAAGGTAGCGGCCGGGAGGAGGGTGGGAGTGTGCCAGGGGGGCAGAGAACTTAATTAatcatgcaggggggggggggggaggaagaagaaaggagacagactccatgtcctatGGCTCCCCTGTGTCACATTACGGGGAAGGGACAGAATCCATATTCCTTAAGTCCtcttgtgtcaccctgcagggggataGACTCTATAACCCCCTCAGTTACTGTCACTGTGAGGACAGATTCCATGTCACAGATCCTGTCACTTTGCTGACCTCACTCCTGTCCTATTTGCAGTTTGACAACTTTGAATTGTGGGTGAAGCCTCTCTTTGGGGGGTCCTAGCAGTGGCTGTGACAAGTCGCCAGCAGCAGGGTGGTCCACGGCGGTACCTGctgcctctgtccatgctggggAAGGGCGTGTGTAGAGCTGGCTGCTACGTGACGTGCCTGCTGCCCACGCGGGAGGAGTACGGAGTCCTGAACTCCACCAGCACGCTGCTACTGCGGGTCAACCCCACGGGTACTGTGCTGCTGAGGATCGACTGAGGGGACCGATGT contains:
- the GLA gene encoding LOW QUALITY PROTEIN: alpha-galactosidase A (The sequence of the model RefSeq protein was modified relative to this genomic sequence to represent the inferred CDS: inserted 5 bases in 5 codons); translation: MHGGVITWLGTTPTRSERLFMEMADVMVSQGWLHAGYQYLCIDDCWLAPERDVENRLQADPVRFPXGIKKLADYVHARGLLLGIYQDXGKKTCAGYPGSQGXYELDAQTFADWGXDLLKFDGCNFGTLDLLEEGYRRMSMALNRTGRSIVFSCEWPLYTRPYVKVNYTEVAEYCNSWRNFNDISDSWESVTSMMDQTAASQDVLAPAAGPGGWNDPDMLVIGNFGLSWDQQVTQMSLWCIMAAPLLMSNDLRDIRAESKALLQNSEVIFINQDPLGAQGYQLLKFDNFELWVKPLFGGXLAVAVTSRQQQGGPRRYLLPLSMLGKGVCRAGCYVTCLLPTREEYGVLNSTSTLLLRVNPTGTVLLRID